One genomic window of Pseudomonadota bacterium includes the following:
- a CDS encoding AbrB/MazE/SpoVT family DNA-binding domain-containing protein, with protein sequence MALATLTTKGQITIPKIIRDSLKLNTGDKIEIIVTEDREAIIRPVSKKVDDIFCKLHKPGRKAISIDTMNDVIKDRMRDK encoded by the coding sequence ATGGCATTAGCAACTCTCACCACAAAAGGACAGATTACAATCCCCAAAATTATAAGAGATTCTCTAAAATTAAATACTGGTGACAAAATAGAAATTATTGTTACAGAAGATAGAGAGGCCATCATTCGGCCAGTTTCTAAAAAAGTTGATGATATTTTCTGTAAATTGCATAAACCAGGAAGAAAAGCTATATCCATCGACACTATGAACGATGTAATTAAAGATCGGATGCGGGATAAATGA
- a CDS encoding OmpA family protein, with amino-acid sequence MKKLIILISIVTIAFAGCATKTQTGALVGTGVGAAVGAGLGQAIGRDTKATLLGAAIGAAAGGLAGGAIGNYMDKQEAAMRQALADSEAASIRREQEVLSQAQTDSTKKVLDVLTVTFKSDLLFAVNSSTIFPGAYDELDRVARVLNQYPNTRIQIGGHTDSTGAPDYNQTLSQRRADSVKNALVSRGVSASRMSTIGYGENKSIASNGTEAGRQQNRRVEIRIVPMQS; translated from the coding sequence ATGAAAAAGCTGATAATTTTGATAAGCATTGTTACTATTGCGTTTGCAGGTTGTGCAACCAAAACACAAACCGGTGCTCTTGTCGGCACAGGAGTTGGTGCTGCTGTTGGGGCCGGTCTTGGGCAGGCGATAGGACGCGATACTAAAGCAACTCTCCTTGGTGCAGCTATTGGAGCCGCTGCAGGAGGGTTGGCCGGTGGTGCTATCGGCAATTATATGGATAAGCAGGAGGCTGCTATGCGCCAGGCGCTGGCTGATTCTGAGGCTGCAAGCATAAGGCGCGAACAGGAAGTATTGTCACAAGCACAGACGGATAGTACAAAAAAAGTTCTGGATGTACTTACTGTAACTTTCAAGTCTGATTTGCTTTTTGCTGTAAATTCTTCAACTATATTTCCAGGCGCTTATGATGAACTGGACAGAGTAGCAAGAGTGCTTAATCAATATCCGAATACACGAATTCAAATTGGTGGCCATACTGACAGCACAGGCGCGCCGGATTATAACCAGACACTTTCCCAGCGGCGTGCTGATAGTGTCAAGAACGCTCTTGTCAGCAGAGGCGTGAGCGCCTCGCGTATGTCTACAATCGGTTATGGCGAGAATAAATCCATAGCAAGTAATGGCACCGAAGCCGGGCGGCAGCAAAACAGGCGTGTTGAGATCCGTATTGTACCGATGCAGTCATAG
- a CDS encoding phospholipase A: MLRIIVTAILVFINTAAFASDLETIIVAPFEPVISGKSTTVEVYFLNLSDQIITANVPKIIEPKLINKDITPILQLNPKPFEPLDKIDIPANGFIKKLYTFDVPESLEGSVGIELVTFTSKKVLFSVVKTDKKDPKCVSETPKKYDTAEEIQALFQKDFPYFPSNEPTYFGVGTDPEKSKFQFSFKYRILDVDKHEWAKNRPWLSGFHFGYTQTSLWDLKSDSKPFDDTSYKPELFYLTRNIRPDFLSMSHLCLKAGFQHESNGKDGTDSRSTNYLYIKPISAFNLGNDYHLKVAPKVWIYAGNDNDTNPDIEDYRGYFDLELKAGKRNGLAVGSNLRYGKKGGSIQLDATYPFYKILFLDENQDWLNPNLYFLVQYYNGYAESLIRYNEKSHSLRFGISLVR; encoded by the coding sequence ATGTTAAGAATAATAGTTACAGCCATTTTGGTTTTTATAAATACAGCAGCATTTGCGTCTGATCTTGAAACAATAATTGTAGCACCTTTTGAACCTGTTATATCAGGTAAAAGCACAACTGTTGAAGTATATTTTTTAAACCTTTCAGATCAAATCATTACAGCAAATGTACCTAAGATTATTGAACCCAAATTAATTAACAAAGACATAACTCCAATACTACAATTAAATCCAAAACCTTTTGAACCTTTGGATAAAATCGATATTCCGGCAAATGGCTTTATAAAAAAACTATACACTTTTGACGTTCCTGAATCTCTTGAAGGCAGTGTTGGCATAGAGCTTGTTACGTTTACTTCAAAAAAAGTTTTGTTCAGCGTAGTTAAAACAGATAAAAAAGATCCAAAGTGCGTTTCCGAAACGCCAAAAAAATACGACACCGCTGAAGAAATTCAGGCTTTATTCCAAAAAGATTTTCCTTATTTTCCCTCTAACGAACCAACCTATTTTGGCGTAGGTACTGATCCTGAAAAAAGCAAATTTCAATTCAGTTTTAAATATCGGATTCTTGATGTTGATAAGCATGAATGGGCAAAAAACAGGCCATGGCTAAGCGGATTTCATTTCGGGTATACACAAACATCGTTATGGGATCTTAAATCCGATTCCAAGCCTTTTGATGATACAAGTTATAAACCGGAGCTTTTTTACCTTACAAGAAACATCAGGCCTGACTTTTTATCAATGTCACACTTATGCTTAAAAGCCGGTTTTCAACATGAATCAAATGGTAAGGACGGCACAGATTCCCGCAGTACCAATTATCTCTATATAAAACCCATTTCGGCTTTCAATTTAGGTAACGATTACCATTTAAAAGTTGCTCCAAAAGTCTGGATATATGCGGGCAATGATAATGATACTAATCCTGATATAGAAGATTACAGGGGCTACTTTGATCTTGAACTTAAAGCCGGAAAGCGCAACGGTCTTGCTGTGGGTTCAAACCTGCGTTATGGCAAAAAAGGCGGGAGCATACAGTTGGATGCAACATATCCGTTTTACAAGATCCTTTTTTTAGACGAAAATCAGGACTGGCTTAACCCGAATTTATACTTTCTTGTTCAGTATTACAACGGCTATGCAGAAAGTCTTATCCGCTATAACGAAAAGAGTCATTCACTTAGATTTGGGATTTCTCTTGTAAGATAG